A single region of the Silene latifolia isolate original U9 population chromosome 8, ASM4854445v1, whole genome shotgun sequence genome encodes:
- the LOC141595757 gene encoding secreted RxLR effector protein 161-like — protein MIGPLLYLTASRPDVLFSVCLCARFQANPKESHFKAVKRILRYLIGTQNLYLWYLLYCPFDLIGYSDADYAGCTVDRKSTSGVATFLGPCLVSWASKKKNTVALSTAESEYVSAAHCCSQLLWMRQQLSDFGMFYDSVPIMCDNTSAINISKNPIQHSRTKHIEIRHHFLRDHVEKGNISLKFCKTEDQIADIFTKPLARAQF, from the coding sequence atgattggACCGCTACTTTACCTAACCGCTAGTCGTCCCGATGttctctttagtgtttgcttatgtgctaggttccaagcaaatccgaaagaatcccatttcaaagctgttaaacgaattcttcggtatttgattggaacacaaaatctttacttatgGTATCTCTTATATTGTCCCTTTGATCTTATAGGTTATtccgatgcggactatgcggggtgtacGGTGGATCGTAAAAGTACATCCGGTGTTGCTACTTTCTTGGGCCCATGTCTTGTTTCTTGGGCTTCGAAGAAGAAAAATACGGtcgctctttctacggccgaaagcgAATATGTCAGTGCAGCGCACTGTTGCTCTCAACTCTTATGGATGAGACAACAACTTTCCGACTTTGGTATGTTTTACGATTCCGTCCCCATTATGTGTGATAATACAAGTGCTATAAACATTTCAAAAAATCCCATCCAACATTCACGAACTAAGCACATTGAAATCCGACATCATTTTCTTCGTGATCATGTAGAAAAAGGTAATATTAGTCTTAAATTTTGTAAAACCGAGGATCAAATTGCGGATATTTTCACTAAACCACTTGCTAGAGCACAATTTTAA